One genomic window of Motacilla alba alba isolate MOTALB_02 chromosome 3, Motacilla_alba_V1.0_pri, whole genome shotgun sequence includes the following:
- the SOCS5 gene encoding suppressor of cytokine signaling 5 — MDKVGKMWNNFKYRCQNLFSHEGGSQNESIVVNSNNCSSGKEKAIQITDLTQQQPSSPLRENIALQLGLSPSKNSARRNQNCVTEIPQIVEISIEKENDSCVTAGARLARRDSYSRHAPWGGKKKHSCSTKTQSSLDTEKRFGRTRSGLQRRERRYGVSSVHDMDAVSSRTVGSRSLRQRLQDTVGLCFPMRTYSKQSKPLFSNKRKIHLSELMLEKCPFPAGSDLAQKWHLIKQHTAPVSPHSTFFDTFDPSLVSTEDEEDRLRERRRLSIEEGVDPPPNAQIHTFEATAQVNPLYKLGPKLAPGMTELTGDKTITPPGNCDSEEDTTTLCLQSRRQKQRQMSGESHGHISRQGAWKVHTQIDYIHCLVPDLLQITGNPCYWGVMDRYEAEALLEGKPEGTFLLRDSAQEDYLFSVSFRRYNRSLHARIEQWNHNFSFDAHDPCVFHSSTVTGLLEHYKDPSSCMFFEPLLTVSLNRTFPFSLQYICRAVICRCTTYDGIDDLPLPSMLQDFLKEYHYKQKVRVRWLEREPIKTK; from the coding sequence ATGGATAAAGTGGGAAAGATGTGGAACAATTTCAAATACAGGTGCCAGAACCTCTTTAGTCATGAGGGTGGAAGCCAAAATGAGAGTATAGTTGTGAACTCCAATAACTGCTCATCTGGTAAAGAGAAAGCCATCCAGATAACTGACTTGACTCAACAACAGCCCAGCAGCCCTTTGAGAGAAAACATTGCTTTGCAATTAGGCTTAAGTCCTTCAAAGAATTCAGCAAGGCGGAACCAAAACTGTGTCACAGAAATTCCTCAGATTGTTGAAATAAGCATTGAGAAAGAGAATGACTCATGTGTCACCGCAGGAGCCAGGCTTGCTCGAAGGGACTCTTATTCTCGGCATGCTCCTTGGGGTGGGAAGAAGAAGCATTCCTGCTCTACCAAAACACAGAGCTCCTTGGATACTGAAAAAAGATTTGGTAGAACACGAAGTGGTttgcagaggagggagagaaggtaCGGGGTGAGCTCAGTCCATGACATGGACGCAGTATCCAGCAGGACAGTAGGCAGCCGTTCTCTGCGGCAGCGTCTCCAAGATACTGTTGGTCTGTGCTTTCCCATGAGAACTTACAGCAAACAGTCCAAACCTCTGTTTTCTAACAAAAGAAAGATCCATCTCTCTGAACTAATGCTTGAGAAATGCCCTTTTCCTGCAGGCTCAGATCTGGCCCAGAAGTGGCATCTGATTAAACAACACACAGCACCCGTGAGCCCTCATTCAACTTTCTTTGATACATTTGATCCTTCCTTGGTTTCcacagaagatgaagaagacaGACTCAGAGAGAGACGTAGGCTTAGTATCGAAGAAGGGGTTGATCCCCCTCCCAATGCCCAAATACACACTTTTGAAGCTACAGCACAGGTAAATCCATTGTATAAACTGGGACCAAAGTTAGCCCCTGGTATGACTGAGCTGACAGGGGACAAAACCATAACACCTCCAGGGAACTGTGACTCCGAAGAGGACACAACAACGCTTTGCCTGCAGTCACGCCGGCAGAAGCAGCGTCAGATGTCAGGAGAGAGCCATGGCCATATCAGCAGGCAGGGGGCTTGGAAAGTGCACACTCAGATCGATTACATCCACTGCCTCGTGCCGGACTTGCTCCAGATCACAGGTAACCCGTGTTACTGGGGCGTCATGGACCGCTACGAAGCAGAAGCACTTCTGGAGGGTAAACCCGAAGGCACTTTTTTGCTCAGGGATTCTGCGCAGGAGGACTACCTCTTCTCGGTGAGCTTCCGCCGCTACAACCGCTCGCTGCACGCACGCATTGAGCAGTGGAACCACAACTTCAGCTTTGATGCCCATGACCCCTGTGTGTTCCACTCCTCCACCGTCACGGGGCTTCTGGAACACTACAAAGACCCCAGCTCTTGCATGTTCTTTGAACCATTGCTTACTGTATCTCTGAACAGGACATTCCCCTTTAGTCTGCAGTATATCTGCCGGGCGGTAATCTGCAGGTGCACTACGTACGATGGAATCGATGACCTTCCTCTACCCTCAATGTTGCAAGACTTTCTAAAGGAGTATCACTATAAACAAAAAGTCAGGGTGCGATGGCTGGAGCGGGAAcctataaaaacaaagtaa